One Acidobacteriota bacterium DNA segment encodes these proteins:
- the rpoB gene encoding DNA-directed RNA polymerase subunit beta has product MPNNNHPARRTRLDFSKIPATIQIPNLIEVQKRSYDRFLQMDKLPSERDDSGLQSVFQSVFPITDFRNVSQLEFVDYAIGNWECKCGHLKGLHHLRTTCRNCGATVITDPFHPGEVLCGKCGTYNANTPDFCNKCGDPVGLQLKYDVNECEERGMTYSAPLKVTIRLTIFDKDAETGAKSIRDIKEQEVFFGDIPLMTQNGTFIINGTERVIVSQLHRSPGVFFETANNRTYFLGKIIPYRGSWVEFEYDQKNTLYVRIDRKRKFLGTIFLRALGLRSDEDILRTFYTVDKIAVRDKKIYWTLEPNIERPTNLLGLKLAHSIKTKGGEEVAHSGRKISSSVLKEIQKAKITEIEIDNTDLEGAFTAADVVDTSSGEILLEANTELTADKLSKMIDAGITELHLFFPERDDVGNVISNTLRRDSVKTPQEALIEIYRKLRPGDPPTLDTATSLFHGMFFDARKYDFSRVGRLKFNIKLYEKNDQTSLDHRTLEPEDFYATIRYLLKLRKSIGLVDDIDHLGNRRVRAVGELMENQFRIGLVRMERAIKEKMSVYQEMSTAMPHDLVNAKPVMAAIREFFGSSQLSQFMDQTNPLSEITHKRRLSALGPGGLSRERAGFEVRDVHPTHYGRICPIETPEGPNIGLISSLSCYARINDYGFIESPYRRVRTARVQDFVQVVNSGDSEYRVGDHVELHELEKVNEELKAKRKKPADNEPFSFYLSAWEEDRHVIAQANVELDDKGRLVNELVNARKAGNFVLVPRDEVDYIDVSPKQLVSVAASLVPFLEHDDANRALMGANMQRQSVPLLRAEAPIVGTGMEGVTARDSGAVVLARRNGIVDSVDSERIIVRVEGEHHPTQLSREVGSDIYQLIKFKRSNQNTCISQKPIVGKGDRVVKGQVIADGPCTDMGELALGRNVLVAFMPWRGYNFEDAILVSEKLVRDDYYTSVHIEEFEIEARDTKLGPEEITRDIPNVSESALRDLDESGVIRIGASVHAGDILVGKVTPKGETQLTPEEKLLRAIFGEKAGDVRDASLTCPPGIEGTVVDVKIFSRKGQEKDERAKAIEATQIEKLEKNLADEIRILTDERLKRLDNILGSKEVQADLHDERTNKRLLTKGAILDRETIERISTRNLKRIKYDNKDPRVNEQIDEIEEMTSRQIDVLRKIVNEKISKLQKGDELPPGVIKLVKVYIAMKRKLSVGDKMAGRHGNKGVIARILPEEDMPYLQDGTPVEIVLNPLGVPSRMNVGQILETHLGWAGHDLGKRISKLLTENSREETLRRELRQIFKDTPYLKSIADIDDETLVSVAEGMKKGVFFGTPVFDGATEKEIKSLLDQSGLPTSGKTELFDGMTGDKFEQPVTVGYIYMLKLSHLVDDKIHARSIGPYSLITQQPLGGKAQFGGQRFGEMEVWALEAYGAAYILQELLTAKSDDVYGRTKIYEAIVKGEAAIEPGVPESFNVLIRELQSLCLDVELIKAKERPALAAAAD; this is encoded by the coding sequence TTCCAGCAACGATTCAGATTCCAAATCTGATCGAAGTTCAGAAGCGCTCCTATGACCGCTTTCTGCAAATGGACAAGCTGCCGAGCGAGCGCGACGACAGCGGACTTCAGTCCGTCTTCCAGTCCGTATTCCCGATCACGGACTTTCGCAACGTATCGCAGCTTGAATTCGTTGACTACGCTATTGGCAACTGGGAGTGCAAGTGCGGACACCTCAAAGGTCTCCACCACCTTCGCACCACCTGCCGCAATTGCGGAGCCACGGTTATTACCGACCCTTTTCATCCCGGCGAGGTTCTTTGCGGAAAGTGCGGCACCTACAACGCCAACACTCCCGATTTTTGCAACAAGTGCGGCGACCCGGTCGGCCTGCAGCTCAAGTACGACGTAAACGAGTGCGAGGAGCGCGGCATGACGTACTCTGCTCCTCTCAAAGTCACCATTCGCCTCACGATTTTCGATAAGGATGCTGAGACCGGGGCTAAGAGCATTCGCGATATCAAAGAGCAGGAAGTCTTCTTCGGTGACATTCCGCTGATGACCCAGAATGGCACGTTCATCATCAACGGCACTGAGCGCGTAATCGTCAGCCAGTTGCATCGTTCACCCGGCGTCTTCTTCGAGACCGCCAACAACCGCACTTACTTCCTGGGAAAGATCATTCCATATCGCGGTTCGTGGGTTGAATTCGAGTACGACCAGAAGAACACGCTCTACGTGCGCATTGACCGGAAACGCAAGTTCCTGGGCACGATCTTCCTGCGCGCCCTTGGTCTACGTTCGGATGAGGACATCCTTCGCACGTTCTACACCGTCGACAAGATCGCAGTCCGCGACAAGAAGATTTACTGGACACTGGAGCCGAACATTGAGCGTCCGACGAATCTGCTCGGCCTCAAGCTTGCCCACAGCATCAAGACCAAGGGCGGAGAAGAAGTCGCTCACTCCGGACGCAAGATTTCTTCCTCGGTTCTGAAGGAAATTCAGAAGGCGAAGATCACCGAGATCGAGATCGACAACACAGATCTCGAAGGCGCGTTCACCGCTGCCGACGTGGTGGACACCAGCAGTGGCGAAATTCTGCTCGAAGCCAATACTGAGCTGACTGCCGACAAGCTTTCGAAGATGATCGATGCCGGCATCACCGAGCTGCATCTATTCTTCCCCGAGCGCGATGACGTGGGCAATGTAATTTCAAACACACTCCGCCGCGATTCCGTGAAGACACCTCAGGAAGCGCTGATCGAGATCTACCGCAAACTGCGGCCCGGCGATCCGCCGACGCTCGACACGGCAACCTCGCTCTTCCATGGAATGTTCTTCGACGCCCGCAAGTACGACTTCTCGCGCGTGGGCCGTTTGAAATTCAACATCAAGCTGTACGAGAAGAACGATCAGACTTCGCTCGATCACCGCACACTTGAGCCTGAGGACTTCTACGCGACGATTCGCTACCTGCTGAAGCTGCGAAAGAGCATCGGTTTGGTGGATGACATCGATCACCTCGGCAATCGCCGGGTTCGGGCGGTTGGCGAATTGATGGAGAACCAGTTCCGAATTGGTCTGGTTCGAATGGAGCGCGCGATTAAGGAAAAGATGAGTGTCTACCAGGAGATGTCGACGGCCATGCCGCACGACCTGGTGAATGCGAAGCCGGTAATGGCTGCAATTCGCGAGTTCTTCGGATCGTCGCAGCTCTCTCAGTTCATGGATCAAACCAACCCGCTCTCCGAGATCACGCACAAGCGGCGTCTCTCGGCGCTTGGGCCGGGTGGCTTGTCGCGTGAACGTGCCGGCTTCGAGGTTCGCGACGTTCACCCCACGCACTACGGACGCATCTGCCCGATCGAGACGCCGGAAGGTCCGAACATCGGCCTAATCTCTTCACTTTCCTGCTACGCGCGCATTAACGACTATGGCTTCATCGAATCGCCCTACCGTCGCGTGAGGACCGCGCGCGTTCAGGACTTCGTTCAGGTTGTGAATAGCGGGGACAGCGAATATAGAGTAGGCGATCACGTTGAGCTGCATGAGCTGGAGAAGGTCAACGAGGAGTTGAAGGCGAAGAGAAAAAAGCCAGCGGATAACGAGCCGTTCTCCTTCTATCTGTCAGCCTGGGAAGAGGACCGTCACGTCATCGCGCAGGCCAACGTCGAACTCGACGACAAGGGCCGGCTCGTAAACGAGCTGGTCAACGCCCGTAAAGCCGGCAACTTCGTGCTGGTTCCACGCGATGAGGTTGATTACATCGACGTGAGTCCGAAGCAGCTTGTATCGGTGGCTGCCTCGCTGGTTCCATTCCTCGAGCACGATGACGCGAACCGGGCGCTGATGGGTGCGAACATGCAACGCCAGTCTGTGCCGCTGCTTCGCGCTGAAGCGCCGATCGTCGGAACTGGAATGGAAGGCGTCACGGCTCGTGATTCTGGAGCCGTGGTACTTGCCCGCCGTAACGGCATTGTGGATTCGGTCGACTCCGAGCGCATCATCGTGCGCGTCGAGGGTGAGCATCATCCCACGCAGTTGTCGCGTGAAGTTGGAAGCGACATTTATCAGCTCATCAAATTCAAGCGTTCAAACCAGAATACTTGCATTTCCCAGAAGCCGATCGTTGGTAAAGGCGATCGTGTGGTGAAGGGACAAGTGATCGCCGACGGTCCTTGCACCGACATGGGCGAGCTGGCGCTCGGACGAAACGTCCTGGTCGCCTTCATGCCATGGCGCGGTTACAACTTCGAAGACGCGATTCTGGTCTCCGAGAAGCTCGTGCGAGACGACTATTACACGTCGGTGCACATCGAGGAGTTCGAGATCGAAGCCCGCGACACAAAGCTCGGTCCCGAAGAAATCACGCGCGACATTCCGAACGTCTCGGAGTCGGCGCTGCGCGATCTCGACGAGAGCGGAGTGATCCGCATCGGCGCATCGGTGCACGCCGGGGACATTCTCGTGGGCAAGGTCACTCCCAAGGGTGAGACTCAGCTGACGCCGGAAGAGAAACTGTTGCGCGCGATCTTCGGCGAAAAGGCCGGAGACGTTCGCGATGCTTCGCTTACCTGCCCGCCGGGAATCGAAGGCACGGTTGTCGACGTGAAAATCTTCTCCCGCAAGGGACAGGAGAAGGACGAACGCGCGAAGGCAATCGAAGCCACGCAAATTGAGAAGCTGGAGAAGAATCTCGCGGACGAGATCCGAATTCTCACCGATGAGCGCCTCAAGCGTCTCGACAACATTCTTGGCAGCAAAGAAGTGCAGGCCGACCTGCACGACGAGCGCACGAACAAGCGCCTCCTGACCAAGGGTGCGATCCTCGACCGCGAAACCATTGAGCGTATTTCCACGCGCAACTTAAAGCGGATCAAGTACGACAACAAGGATCCGCGTGTAAACGAACAGATCGACGAGATCGAAGAGATGACCTCGCGCCAGATCGATGTTCTGCGCAAGATCGTCAACGAGAAGATCTCAAAGCTACAGAAGGGCGACGAACTTCCACCGGGCGTGATCAAGCTGGTGAAGGTTTACATCGCCATGAAGCGCAAGCTCTCGGTCGGCGACAAGATGGCCGGACGTCACGGCAACAAGGGCGTCATCGCGCGAATTCTGCCGGAAGAAGATATGCCCTATCTGCAGGATGGAACGCCGGTTGAGATCGTTCTCAATCCGCTCGGTGTGCCTTCCCGTATGAACGTTGGTCAGATTCTGGAGACGCACCTCGGCTGGGCCGGACACGACTTGGGCAAGCGCATCTCCAAGCTGCTCACGGAAAACTCGCGCGAAGAAACGCTGCGTCGCGAATTGCGGCAGATCTTCAAGGACACTCCGTACCTGAAGTCGATCGCTGACATCGACGATGAAACCCTGGTCTCGGTGGCTGAAGGGATGAAAAAGGGCGTGTTTTTCGGAACGCCGGTATTCGACGGCGCTACGGAAAAGGAAATCAAGTCGTTGCTCGATCAGTCTGGCCTGCCGACCTCCGGCAAGACCGAATTGTTCGACGGCATGACAGGTGACAAGTTCGAGCAGCCGGTAACAGTTGGCTACATTTACATGCTCAAACTGTCGCACCTGGTCGACGACAAGATTCACGCGCGCTCGATCGGTCCGTACTCGCTGATTACGCAACAACCACTTGGTGGTAAGGCGCAGTTCGGCGGACAGCGCTTTGGAGAAATGGAAGTCTGGGCGCTCGAAGCCTATGGCGCGGCTTACATCTTGCAGGAATTGCTCACGGCGAAGTCCGACGACGTCTATGGCCGAACGAAGATTTACGAGGCCATAGTCAAGGGCGAGGCCGCGATCGAACCCGGCGTGCCTGAGTCGTTCAACGTTTTGATTCGCGAATTGCAGTCGCTGTGCCTGGACGTGGAGCTGATCAAGGCGAAAGAGCGTCCGGCATTAGCGGCGGCAGCAGATTAA